From the Chrysiogenia bacterium genome, one window contains:
- the tsaB gene encoding tRNA (adenosine(37)-N6)-threonylcarbamoyltransferase complex dimerization subunit type 1 TsaB codes for MKDPLILAIECSDQQGSFALLRGERVLAHSSESLGKKLSQQIVPRIEAILAEGGAALTDLDAIGVTVGPGSFTGLRVGLATVKGLVAAVPSIKVVGVGTLEALVLGIEEEGLVGAALDARRGDVYAGLYRASGKPGTQRTIECIEEPAALASADWARQLATRGEPVTLVGAGALNNRDAMSGILGDGAHFCSEESAIADARQVGELTRRAALAGDFANPESLTPSYVQVSQYARADGTLG; via the coding sequence ATGAAAGACCCATTGATTCTGGCCATCGAGTGCTCCGACCAGCAGGGCAGCTTCGCGCTGCTCCGCGGTGAGCGCGTTCTCGCCCATTCGAGCGAGTCGCTCGGCAAGAAGCTCTCCCAGCAGATTGTGCCGCGCATCGAAGCCATCCTTGCAGAAGGCGGCGCGGCGCTCACCGATCTGGATGCGATCGGCGTGACCGTGGGCCCGGGATCGTTCACCGGCCTTCGCGTGGGCCTTGCAACGGTCAAGGGCCTCGTCGCCGCCGTGCCGAGCATCAAGGTCGTCGGCGTCGGCACGCTCGAAGCGCTGGTGCTGGGGATTGAAGAGGAAGGCCTCGTCGGCGCGGCGCTCGATGCCCGGCGCGGCGACGTCTACGCCGGGCTCTACCGCGCGAGCGGAAAGCCTGGCACGCAGCGCACCATCGAATGCATCGAAGAGCCCGCCGCGCTTGCCTCGGCCGACTGGGCCCGGCAGCTTGCGACTCGCGGCGAGCCCGTGACGCTTGTTGGTGCCGGCGCGCTGAACAACCGTGACGCCATGTCCGGGATTCTGGGCGATGGCGCGCACTTCTGCAGCGAAGAGAGTGCCATCGCCGACGCCCGCCAGGTGGGCGAGCTCACCCGCCGCGCCGCGCTGGCCGGTGACTTTGCCAATCCCGAATCGTTGACCCCCTCCTACGTGCAGGTCAGCCAGTATGCCCGCGCCGACGGGACTCTCGGTTGA
- the rseP gene encoding RIP metalloprotease RseP, whose product MSILIAVIALGILIFVHELGHFLVAKRCGIKVERFSLGFGKALISRQWGETEYVLAAIPLGGYVKMHGDVPEEWMDKPGLSPENMGRSDEDEDAEPPEPIDPERSYLHKPIPQRIAVAFAGPAFNLIFGYFAILIFLWVEPHPAPVVGSLEENSPAAVAGIQSGDTILSVDGREVRFFEDIVEGVRASTGEKVLVQFERNGQTMSAEIPHESVEGMNEFGESVQVNSIGAHPPIGTKIAMVKPGSPADKAGIQGGDEILALNGKPVQFWSEVSETVKAGGGAPLSVRVLRKGEPLELTMTPELTEIEVGGEKLTRPMIGVQSAQNFTETRHAGLAYAFANAPSETLRLMIMIPMGLYKLIVGDVPRDQVGGPIEIGAQMASAVDQGLGKFMFLMALISINLGILNLLPIPVLDGGHIVFFLVEALNRKPISLRTREIAQQVGLSLLLLLMLFAFYNDIRRRVLPGVLEFFNN is encoded by the coding sequence ATGTCGATCCTCATCGCAGTCATTGCCCTCGGAATCCTGATCTTTGTCCACGAACTCGGCCATTTCCTCGTCGCCAAGCGCTGCGGAATCAAGGTCGAGCGCTTCTCGCTCGGCTTTGGAAAGGCCCTGATCTCGCGCCAGTGGGGCGAGACCGAGTACGTTCTGGCCGCCATCCCGCTGGGCGGCTACGTGAAAATGCACGGCGACGTGCCCGAAGAGTGGATGGACAAGCCCGGCCTCTCGCCCGAGAACATGGGCCGAAGCGATGAAGACGAAGACGCCGAGCCGCCCGAGCCCATCGACCCCGAGCGCAGTTACCTGCACAAACCCATCCCCCAGCGCATTGCCGTGGCTTTTGCCGGCCCGGCCTTCAACTTGATTTTCGGTTACTTCGCAATTCTGATCTTCCTGTGGGTCGAGCCGCACCCGGCGCCCGTGGTTGGATCGCTCGAAGAAAACTCCCCGGCGGCGGTGGCGGGAATCCAGTCGGGCGATACGATCCTCTCGGTCGACGGCAGGGAAGTCCGCTTCTTCGAGGATATCGTCGAAGGCGTGCGCGCCTCCACGGGTGAGAAGGTTCTCGTCCAGTTCGAGCGCAACGGCCAGACCATGAGCGCGGAAATTCCCCACGAGTCCGTCGAGGGAATGAACGAATTTGGCGAGAGCGTGCAGGTCAACTCGATCGGCGCTCATCCGCCCATCGGCACGAAAATCGCCATGGTCAAACCCGGAAGCCCGGCCGACAAGGCGGGTATCCAGGGCGGCGACGAAATCCTGGCGCTCAATGGAAAACCCGTGCAGTTCTGGAGCGAAGTCTCCGAGACGGTGAAGGCCGGCGGCGGCGCGCCGCTTTCGGTGCGCGTCTTGCGCAAGGGCGAGCCCCTGGAACTGACCATGACGCCAGAGCTCACCGAGATCGAGGTCGGCGGGGAAAAGCTCACGCGCCCGATGATCGGCGTGCAGAGCGCGCAGAATTTCACCGAGACGCGCCACGCGGGACTGGCCTACGCCTTTGCCAACGCGCCCTCGGAGACGCTGCGCCTGATGATCATGATTCCCATGGGGCTCTACAAGCTCATCGTGGGCGACGTGCCCCGCGACCAGGTGGGCGGCCCCATCGAGATCGGCGCCCAGATGGCCAGCGCGGTCGATCAGGGCCTCGGCAAGTTCATGTTCCTGATGGCGCTCATCTCCATCAACCTTGGAATCCTGAACCTGCTGCCCATTCCGGTTCTCGACGGCGGGCACATCGTGTTCTTCCTCGTCGAAGCCCTCAACCGAAAGCCCATCAGCCTGCGCACGCGCGAGATCGCACAGCAGGTGGGTCTCTCGCTCCTGCTGCTGCTCATGCTCTTTGCCTTCTACAACGACATCCGACGCCGCGTGCTGCCGGGCGTGCTCGAGTTCTTCAACAACTAG
- a CDS encoding PDZ domain-containing protein: MTFLIYLLALPLALLVREIVYAIVAFPMGVRIRRVVLGAGPVIKKFYRGRMEVELATLPLFFSILFFGSNPTAQANGEQEGTGELGLFRHSYGKRLFVFLSGSVALLLLGWGILIIGGMLLPPPAPVVGGIEAYSPAEDAGLEVGDRIFSADGADVRYLFDLYKKVYQNKGNPLDIKVQRGNDVMELTITTDECFGPRGEFIPQGLGILAPSQTRVLRVLPDQPAAKGGIQGGDWIREIDGKPVELWAQVVDAITASNGEEVEIVVERAGERKTLHVKPKMQVWRSHETGAPILDAEGKPQTRAMMGAVGDLGNMHVTEASMGRAVAQATSQAIPLALSVPVRAFETFVPENNLDVGRVGDSLSIDLENGMIEARRPWYRPIAELFLLMGLFLLPYSFVQAKRGRASQIAEEDE, encoded by the coding sequence GTGACGTTTCTCATCTACCTGCTCGCGCTGCCTCTGGCTCTGCTGGTCCGGGAAATCGTCTATGCCATCGTGGCCTTTCCCATGGGCGTGCGCATCCGGCGCGTGGTGCTCGGCGCGGGGCCGGTCATCAAGAAGTTCTACCGCGGACGCATGGAAGTCGAGCTCGCCACGCTTCCGCTCTTCTTCTCGATTCTTTTCTTCGGCAGCAATCCAACAGCGCAGGCCAATGGCGAGCAGGAAGGTACCGGCGAACTTGGCCTCTTCCGCCACTCGTACGGAAAGCGCCTCTTCGTCTTTCTGAGCGGCAGCGTTGCGCTGCTGCTGCTGGGTTGGGGCATCCTGATCATCGGCGGCATGCTGCTGCCACCGCCCGCGCCGGTGGTCGGCGGCATCGAAGCCTACTCGCCAGCGGAGGACGCGGGCCTCGAAGTGGGCGACCGCATCTTTTCGGCGGACGGCGCGGACGTACGCTATCTGTTCGATCTCTACAAGAAAGTTTATCAGAACAAGGGCAATCCCCTGGACATCAAGGTGCAGCGGGGCAACGACGTGATGGAACTGACCATCACGACCGACGAATGCTTCGGCCCGCGCGGCGAGTTCATCCCCCAGGGGCTCGGCATTCTTGCACCCTCGCAGACGCGGGTGCTCCGCGTGCTGCCCGACCAGCCCGCGGCCAAGGGCGGCATCCAGGGCGGCGACTGGATTCGCGAAATCGATGGAAAGCCCGTCGAGCTATGGGCGCAGGTGGTCGATGCAATCACTGCATCCAATGGCGAGGAAGTCGAAATTGTTGTGGAGCGCGCCGGCGAGCGCAAAACCCTGCACGTGAAACCCAAGATGCAGGTCTGGCGCAGCCACGAAACGGGCGCCCCCATTCTCGACGCCGAAGGCAAACCCCAGACCCGCGCCATGATGGGCGCGGTGGGCGATCTTGGAAACATGCATGTTACGGAGGCCTCCATGGGCCGGGCTGTTGCCCAGGCAACCAGCCAGGCAATCCCGCTGGCCCTCTCGGTGCCGGTGCGCGCCTTCGAGACCTTCGTGCCCGAGAACAATCTGGACGTGGGCCGGGTAGGGGACTCGCTCTCCATCGACCTGGAAAACGGCATGATCGAGGCCCGCCGACCCTGGTACCGGCCCATTGCCGAGCTCTTCCTGCTCATGGGGCTCTTCCTGCTGCCGTATTCCTTCGTGCAGGCAAAGCGCGGACGGGCCTCCCAGATTGCAGAGGAAGACGAGTAG
- a CDS encoding 1-deoxy-D-xylulose-5-phosphate reductoisomerase: MASTTKQITILGSTGSIGVSALDVVSQHPERFKVVALGAGANATLMAEQVRHYQPLRVCMSTEEAAGKLSALLEKDGGKNGTEILYGPEGMKQLAASPEADSVLSAIVGAAGLEPTLAAIDAGKQICLANKETLVTAGELVLRRIKEKGVEMLPVDSEHSAIFQALQGNDLRKVRRLILTASGGPFLSWTREQIAAAKPEEALKHPNWDMGRKITIDSAGLMNKGLEVIEARWLFDLPPEQIDVFIHPQSIVHSMVEYEDASIMAQLSVPDMKLPIAYALAYPERVTCGLEYLTVERMSQLTFHKVDHEKFPALGLAFEALRQSGSMPAVLNAANEIAVPAFLDGKISFYDIPRICESVMGRHTAHTLTEIGQVREADAWAREQAQALVAA; encoded by the coding sequence GTGGCTTCCACGACGAAGCAAATCACCATTCTCGGCTCCACCGGCTCCATCGGCGTTTCCGCCCTGGACGTGGTGAGCCAGCATCCCGAACGATTCAAGGTCGTCGCGCTCGGCGCCGGCGCCAATGCCACCCTCATGGCCGAGCAGGTGCGCCATTACCAGCCGCTGCGGGTCTGCATGTCGACTGAAGAGGCCGCCGGAAAGCTCAGTGCGCTTCTTGAAAAAGACGGCGGGAAGAACGGCACCGAGATCCTCTACGGTCCCGAAGGCATGAAGCAGCTCGCCGCTTCGCCCGAGGCCGATTCGGTGCTCTCGGCCATTGTCGGCGCCGCGGGGCTTGAACCTACGCTGGCCGCGATCGATGCGGGCAAGCAGATCTGCCTGGCCAACAAGGAAACGCTCGTCACAGCGGGCGAACTCGTCCTCCGCCGCATCAAGGAAAAGGGCGTCGAGATGCTGCCGGTCGATTCCGAGCACTCGGCCATTTTCCAGGCCCTCCAGGGCAATGACCTGCGCAAGGTGCGCCGCCTGATTCTCACTGCTTCGGGCGGGCCGTTCCTGAGCTGGACGCGCGAGCAGATCGCCGCTGCCAAGCCCGAGGAAGCGCTCAAGCATCCCAACTGGGACATGGGTCGCAAGATCACCATCGACTCGGCCGGGTTGATGAACAAGGGACTCGAAGTGATCGAGGCCCGCTGGCTCTTCGACCTGCCGCCAGAGCAGATCGACGTGTTCATCCATCCCCAGTCCATCGTGCATTCCATGGTGGAGTACGAAGACGCCTCGATCATGGCGCAGCTTTCGGTCCCCGACATGAAGTTGCCGATTGCCTACGCGCTGGCCTATCCCGAGCGCGTCACCTGCGGGCTCGAATACCTGACGGTCGAGCGCATGAGCCAGCTCACTTTCCACAAGGTCGATCACGAAAAGTTCCCGGCGCTGGGGCTGGCTTTCGAGGCCCTTCGCCAGTCGGGCTCCATGCCCGCGGTGCTCAACGCAGCCAACGAGATCGCCGTCCCCGCATTCCTGGACGGCAAGATTTCCTTCTACGACATCCCGCGCATCTGCGAGAGTGTGATGGGGCGCCACACCGCCCACACGCTCACCGAGATTGGTCAGGTTCGCGAGGCCGACGCATGGGCGCGCGAGCAGGCGCAGGCCCTGGTCGCCGCGTAA
- a CDS encoding HAMP domain-containing histidine kinase, whose protein sequence is MEYILFIYPHIALIALGSGAFSLILYRLWKPDLTLVAFASYAFAIAASFCLIIWMQWVDEVPIWAYVVQIMLFCLVLASFYEANRMQLGGRRGPLETVCFAIVALMGVGLAVTAIFAPERLEPVFIPDQIGQLFVLLRVRGFYTRDAPNLIPAVVMIGIWLAWTVRHLQFLWQGRRRVETKMMVPLVFFSIASPIHDFGLVVGWWGGIYLSFFTFGVAAMTAGMWLIYQLYGHSQELQELNEHLEERVDERTRELMGAKIHLEEVNALKNDFLAICSHDLKNLLVAVQGYAELLDLGLRGDQNKKELLDYNDEVQQSARRMLDLIKDLLDSARLESGHEVLHVTRIWLPEVVGEAFGQYRREAEHNGVDYRLELVEGLPELELDASKMQQAIANLLHNALKFTPAGGSVTCRARPSGAGVEIEIVDTGPGIAAEDQEIIFDKFAIARKRRQQRNVKLGTGLGLSITKKFIELHGGSVRVESELGQGTRFVVYLPGESAAVAEFST, encoded by the coding sequence GTGGAATACATCTTATTCATCTACCCGCACATCGCGCTGATCGCGCTGGGAAGCGGCGCGTTCTCCCTGATTCTCTACCGGCTGTGGAAACCCGACCTGACACTGGTCGCGTTCGCGTCCTATGCCTTTGCCATCGCTGCCAGCTTCTGCCTGATCATCTGGATGCAGTGGGTCGACGAAGTTCCCATCTGGGCCTATGTCGTTCAGATCATGCTGTTCTGCCTGGTGCTGGCGTCCTTTTACGAAGCCAACCGGATGCAACTTGGCGGGCGCCGCGGCCCGCTGGAGACGGTATGTTTCGCCATCGTCGCCCTCATGGGCGTCGGGCTTGCCGTAACGGCGATCTTTGCGCCCGAGCGCCTGGAACCTGTCTTCATCCCCGACCAGATCGGCCAGCTCTTCGTGCTGCTGCGCGTGCGCGGATTCTACACCCGCGATGCGCCCAACCTGATTCCCGCGGTGGTGATGATCGGCATCTGGCTCGCATGGACGGTGCGGCACCTGCAGTTCCTCTGGCAAGGGCGCCGCCGCGTCGAGACGAAGATGATGGTGCCGCTCGTCTTCTTCTCCATCGCGAGCCCGATTCACGATTTCGGCCTCGTCGTCGGCTGGTGGGGCGGCATCTATCTCTCGTTCTTCACCTTCGGTGTGGCCGCCATGACCGCGGGCATGTGGCTGATCTATCAGCTCTACGGCCACAGCCAGGAACTACAGGAACTCAACGAACACCTCGAAGAGCGCGTCGACGAGCGCACCCGCGAACTCATGGGCGCGAAAATTCATCTCGAAGAAGTGAATGCGCTCAAGAACGATTTCCTGGCAATCTGTTCCCACGACCTCAAAAACCTGCTCGTTGCGGTGCAGGGCTATGCCGAGCTGCTCGACCTGGGGCTGCGCGGAGACCAGAACAAAAAGGAACTGCTCGATTACAACGATGAGGTTCAGCAGTCGGCAAGGCGCATGCTCGACCTGATCAAGGATCTTCTCGACTCGGCGCGCCTGGAATCGGGTCACGAGGTGTTGCATGTGACGCGCATCTGGCTCCCCGAAGTGGTGGGCGAGGCCTTTGGGCAGTACCGCCGCGAGGCCGAGCACAACGGTGTCGACTACCGACTCGAGCTGGTGGAGGGACTGCCCGAGCTCGAACTCGACGCGTCCAAGATGCAGCAGGCCATTGCGAATCTTCTGCACAACGCGCTCAAGTTCACGCCCGCGGGCGGCAGCGTGACCTGCCGGGCGCGGCCCTCGGGTGCGGGGGTGGAAATCGAGATCGTCGACACCGGTCCGGGCATCGCCGCCGAGGATCAGGAGATCATCTTCGACAAATTCGCCATTGCCCGAAAGCGACGCCAGCAGCGCAACGTCAAGCTGGGAACGGGGCTGGGGCTTTCCATCACAAAGAAGTTCATAGAACTGCACGGCGGCAGCGTGCGGGTCGAGAGTGAGCTGGGCCAGGGCACGCGCTTTGTCGTCTACCTGCCCGGAGAGAGCGCCGCCGTCGCCGAGTTCTCCACCTGA
- a CDS encoding isoprenyl transferase, with protein MKRRPTKVQPIAGQPRHVAIIMDGNGRWAQERGLQRYEGHQEGAKSVAAVVESSRELGIEYLTLYAFSAENWKRPRFEVNALMHLLDEYLYKELDEMVEYGIRLHTIGDTARLPAKVRKHLQGVIDATAGGRKMTLTLALSYGGRQEIEQMVRRAVREAQAGKLTSRQVTEKLISNYLYTAGMPDPDLLIRTAGEYRLSNFLLWQSAYTELYITKTFWPDFRKAQYRRALVNYSKRERRYGLTGDQVKPAKS; from the coding sequence ATGAAAAGACGCCCCACGAAGGTTCAGCCCATTGCCGGTCAGCCTCGCCACGTCGCCATCATCATGGACGGCAACGGTCGCTGGGCGCAGGAGCGCGGACTTCAGCGCTACGAAGGACATCAGGAAGGCGCCAAGAGCGTCGCCGCGGTGGTGGAATCTTCGCGTGAGCTGGGGATCGAATACCTGACCCTCTACGCATTTTCGGCAGAAAACTGGAAGCGCCCGCGCTTTGAAGTGAACGCGCTCATGCACCTGCTCGACGAGTATCTCTACAAGGAACTCGACGAAATGGTGGAGTATGGCATTCGCCTGCACACCATCGGGGACACCGCGCGGCTTCCAGCCAAGGTGCGCAAACACCTGCAGGGCGTCATCGACGCCACCGCCGGTGGGCGCAAGATGACGCTGACACTCGCGCTCTCCTACGGCGGCCGCCAGGAAATCGAGCAGATGGTCCGCCGCGCCGTGCGTGAGGCGCAGGCCGGAAAGCTCACCTCCCGCCAGGTCACCGAGAAGCTCATCAGCAACTATCTCTACACCGCCGGGATGCCCGATCCCGACCTGCTCATCCGCACCGCGGGCGAGTACCGGCTTTCGAATTTTCTGCTCTGGCAGAGCGCCTATACCGAGCTCTACATCACGAAAACCTTCTGGCCTGACTTCAGAAAGGCCCAGTATCGCCGCGCACTGGTGAATTACTCCAAGCGAGAGCGCCGCTACGGCCTGACCGGCGATCAGGTAAAGCCCGCCAAATCCTGA
- the frr gene encoding ribosome recycling factor encodes MSVESAHQKLKKDLDASMEALAREFAKIQTGRASPGLLDDVMVEAYGQSMPLSQVASVTAPEARVLRIDPYDAGNMAAIEKAIQKSNLGLTPNNDGKVIHINIPALTEERRKDYVKMARAAGEECKISQRNARHAALDAIKTLEKDKEISQDDQKKASERVQQMIDEYGKKVDAGLKTKEEEILKV; translated from the coding sequence ATGAGTGTGGAAAGCGCCCATCAGAAACTCAAGAAAGACCTCGACGCGAGCATGGAAGCCCTTGCCCGCGAGTTTGCCAAGATCCAGACGGGTCGCGCATCGCCGGGCCTGCTCGACGACGTGATGGTGGAGGCCTACGGACAGAGCATGCCGCTCAGCCAGGTGGCCTCGGTCACCGCGCCGGAGGCCCGCGTGCTGCGCATCGATCCCTACGATGCGGGCAACATGGCCGCCATCGAGAAGGCGATCCAGAAGAGCAACCTGGGGCTCACCCCCAACAACGACGGCAAGGTCATTCACATCAATATCCCCGCGCTCACCGAAGAGCGGCGCAAGGATTACGTGAAGATGGCCAGGGCCGCCGGCGAAGAGTGCAAGATCAGCCAGCGCAACGCCCGTCACGCGGCGCTCGATGCGATCAAGACGCTCGAAAAGGACAAGGAAATTTCCCAGGACGACCAGAAGAAGGCGTCCGAGCGTGTCCAGCAGATGATCGACGAATACGGCAAGAAGGTCGACGCGGGCCTGAAAACCAAGGAAGAGGAAATCCTCAAGGTCTAG
- a CDS encoding UMP kinase: MAATAKYKRVLLKLSGEALQGEQAFGLESKTLDRISDEIAEIQVLGVELALVVGAGNIFRGVTGAEQGMDRATADYSGMLATIINALALQDALERHGVQTRVLSAIEMHQVAEPYIRRRAIRHLEKGRVVVFAAGTGNPFFTTDTAASLRAREIGAEVILKATKVDGVYDKDPVLHKDAVRYDTLSYIDVINRDLRVMDHTAISMCMDSKLPIVVFNLQEAGNIRRAICGEAIGTVVGGEKK, translated from the coding sequence GTGGCGGCAACCGCAAAATACAAGCGGGTTCTTCTGAAACTCTCCGGCGAGGCGCTCCAGGGCGAGCAGGCATTCGGCCTTGAGTCGAAGACGCTCGACCGGATCTCCGATGAAATTGCGGAGATCCAGGTCCTGGGGGTCGAGCTGGCACTGGTCGTGGGCGCGGGCAACATCTTCCGCGGCGTCACCGGCGCAGAGCAGGGGATGGACCGTGCGACGGCCGACTACAGCGGCATGCTCGCCACGATCATCAACGCGCTGGCGCTCCAGGACGCGCTTGAGCGCCACGGGGTTCAGACCCGCGTGCTCAGTGCGATCGAGATGCACCAGGTCGCCGAACCCTACATCCGGCGCCGCGCCATCCGTCACCTCGAAAAGGGACGCGTGGTCGTCTTTGCCGCCGGCACGGGTAACCCGTTCTTTACCACTGACACCGCCGCGAGCCTGCGCGCCCGCGAGATCGGCGCGGAGGTGATCCTCAAGGCAACCAAGGTCGACGGCGTCTACGACAAGGACCCGGTCCTGCACAAGGACGCGGTTCGCTACGACACCCTGAGTTACATCGACGTCATCAACCGTGACCTTCGCGTCATGGACCACACCGCGATCAGCATGTGCATGGACAGCAAGCTGCCCATCGTGGTGTTCAATCTGCAGGAAGCTGGAAACATCCGCCGCGCAATCTGCGGCGAGGCCATCGGGACAGTTGTTGGAGGCGAGAAAAAATGA
- the tsf gene encoding translation elongation factor Ts, giving the protein MAITAGQVKELRDATGAGMMDCKKALAESNGDMDAAKDFLRKKGLAAASKKAGRIAAEGAVGSYVHMGGRIGVLIEINCETDFVAKTDEFQELVRDIAMHIAGAPVVPLAVARENIDPDVLAKEREMGIAQAKEQGKPEKIWDKIADGKVEKFVKDHCLLEQVFVKDPDGKQTIKDLLTEKVAKIGENIQVRRFARFELGEGIEKKESNLAAEVAEALGN; this is encoded by the coding sequence ATGGCAATTACTGCTGGACAGGTAAAAGAACTGCGTGACGCTACCGGCGCAGGCATGATGGATTGCAAGAAGGCGCTGGCCGAGAGCAACGGTGATATGGACGCGGCCAAGGACTTCCTTCGCAAGAAGGGCCTGGCGGCCGCTTCGAAGAAGGCCGGTCGCATCGCCGCCGAAGGCGCGGTGGGTTCCTACGTCCACATGGGCGGACGCATCGGCGTGCTCATCGAGATCAACTGCGAGACCGATTTCGTGGCCAAGACTGACGAGTTCCAGGAACTCGTCCGCGACATCGCCATGCACATCGCCGGCGCGCCGGTCGTGCCGCTCGCGGTTGCGCGTGAGAACATCGACCCCGACGTGCTCGCCAAGGAACGCGAAATGGGCATCGCCCAGGCCAAAGAGCAGGGCAAGCCCGAGAAGATCTGGGACAAGATCGCCGACGGCAAGGTCGAGAAGTTCGTCAAGGACCACTGCCTGCTCGAACAGGTCTTCGTCAAGGACCCCGACGGCAAGCAGACCATCAAGGACCTGCTGACCGAGAAGGTCGCAAAGATCGGCGAGAACATCCAGGTCCGTCGCTTTGCCCGGTTCGAACTGGGCGAGGGGATCGAGAAGAAAGAGTCCAACCTGGCCGCGGAAGTGGCCGAAGCGCTGGGGAACTGA
- the rpsB gene encoding 30S ribosomal protein S2: MAIQMKQLLEAGVHFGHQTRRWNPNMAPYIYGARNGIHIINLQLTVDMFDKAYDVVVNTVARGGKVLFVGTKKQAAEVVAREAERAGMYYVNARWLGGTLTNFRTISASIQKLKDLQTAEKDGTIERLTKKEALMLRRKREKLEYSLGGIQNMTKAPDLMFVIDTKKEAIAVTEANRCGVPVVAVVDTNCDPTPIDHIIPGNDDAIRAIGLFCEKMADACIEGANLQAERLRGTGKQAEGAAPEGGMATYQTYETEELREEIADEKKAEEAPEAAAEQAPEA, translated from the coding sequence ATGGCCATTCAGATGAAACAACTTCTGGAAGCCGGTGTCCATTTCGGCCACCAGACCCGCCGCTGGAATCCCAACATGGCGCCCTACATTTACGGCGCCCGCAACGGGATCCACATCATCAACCTGCAGCTCACCGTCGACATGTTCGACAAGGCCTATGACGTGGTGGTCAACACCGTCGCCCGTGGCGGCAAGGTGCTCTTCGTCGGAACGAAGAAGCAGGCTGCCGAGGTCGTCGCCCGTGAAGCCGAGCGTGCGGGCATGTACTATGTCAACGCGCGCTGGCTCGGCGGCACGCTGACCAACTTCCGCACCATCTCTGCTTCGATCCAGAAGCTCAAGGATCTCCAGACCGCCGAGAAAGACGGCACCATCGAGCGCCTGACCAAGAAGGAAGCGCTCATGCTTCGTCGTAAGCGCGAGAAGCTCGAATACTCGCTCGGCGGCATCCAGAACATGACCAAGGCGCCCGATCTCATGTTCGTCATCGACACCAAGAAGGAAGCGATCGCCGTGACCGAAGCCAACCGCTGCGGCGTTCCCGTTGTCGCGGTTGTCGATACCAACTGCGATCCGACCCCGATCGATCACATCATCCCGGGCAACGATGACGCCATCCGCGCCATTGGATTGTTCTGTGAGAAAATGGCCGATGCCTGCATCGAGGGAGCCAACCTGCAGGCCGAGCGCCTGCGTGGCACCGGCAAGCAGGCCGAGGGCGCGGCCCCCGAGGGCGGCATGGCCACCTACCAGACCTACGAAACCGAAGAACTCCGCGAAGAAATCGCGGATGAGAAGAAGGCTGAAGAGGCTCCCGAAGCCGCGGCCGAGCAGGCCCCCGAAGCCTGA